The Eubacterium ventriosum genome includes the window AGGAATTGTTCAGGGAATGAGTGGCAGTCCAATAATTCAAAATGGAAAAGTAATAGGAGCGGTAACTCATGTTATGATAAATGATCCAACAAGAGGATATGGTATATTAGCTGAAAATATGTTGAAAAGTATATAAAAATATAAATTGATTATAGCTTTGCGTTTGGCAAAGCTATTTTTTGTAATAGATGATTTTTAAATCTGAAATTACAAAAAAAGGCAGATTAATTCTGCTTTAAAAATGTAACTGGCGGAAAAATAGGAGGAAAAAGGAATAATAAAAAATCAGATAAAAATAGAATGTCCATATAAGTAAATGAATAGAATAAAAGGAACTTGTAAATAGATTATAATAGTGCCTTATAATAGTGAAAAAAGAATTCGCAAAAAAATCAAGAAATAAGTAGAAAAATGTAGTATACTAATATTTAATGTAGAGAATATGAAAAAAACTTCTATGATATTTAAGTAAGAGAAGTTACAGGAGGAATTTATGGCAAGAAGTAATGCAGATTTAGCACATGAAATAGAAGAATTAATAAAGAAATACAATAAGAAACCTGAGAAAAAGATTAAAAAAAGAGATATTATAGAACTTTTCCAGCAATGTGAAGTAATTGTTGCTGCAAAAGTTGATTACAGTGACTGTCAGATTATGGGTGAATTTATTGAAAATGCATCTCTTAAACCTGATGTTGTAAAAGATGGCAAAAGAACAAGATTAATGCCTGTTTTTACAACATTTGAACAGATACCTGTAGAATATATGGATAATTTTTCACTTATAAGAATGTCTGCTTCAGCAGCATACACTTATATGAACGATTGTGAAGAACTTAACGGATTAGTAATTAATCCTTTTACAGAGGCTAATTTGGAACTTCGCAAGAAGAGAATGACAAATCCTAATTCTGATGCAACAAGAAATTTTGGCAACACAATTCAGTCTAAAAGAGCAGAAAAACCTGTTGTAAATCAGGGAGAAGCCTTAATCATATACAATAATCAGAAGTTTGTAATAAACAAAAGTCCTTTTGTAATCGGACGTGAAAATGCGGATATTACAATACCTGAGACTTATATTTCAAAGATTCACGTAATTATTTCATATAAGGATGGTAAATACAGAATCGCAGATTACGATTCAACCAATGGAACAAAAGTTAACGGAACAAAATTAAGACCAAAAGTTTATTATGAAATCCGTGACGGATATGAAATAGAATTGTCAGAAAAAGAAAAAATGATTGTTTACATAAATTAATTTTTTGCCGACGCAAAAAGTGTTTTATCGACCTGAATTTTTGAAAAAAACAGATAAAACTATCTATTATTGTTACATAAAAAAATATATGTAAACCACATTGTCGAATAATGGTATTTTATGCGATTTCTTTAAGTTGAATAACGGGAAAATTCAAACTATAATCTTCTCTGTCAACAAAATATAACAGTACTGTTGTTGAAAGTTATATAGTTATGCAGATTAAAATAATAAAAGAAATTGACAGGAGGATAGTATGAATAAAATTAGTGTGGCAGTGGTAGATGATAATGAGAAGATAGTAGAGACTATTTGTAATGAATTAGAGAGGGACGAGGAAATTAACATAGTCGGAAAAGCAAAAAATGGCGAGGAGGCTTTTGATATAATAAAGAAAACCAATCCTGATGTTGTGGTCTTGGATTTGATAATGCCAAAGATGGACGGATTATCATTAATGAACAAGATACATAAGGACGGTTCAATTATAAAGCTTCCTTTTTTTATAATTACATCAGCAATAAGCAATGAAACAGTAATTCAGGATGCTTTCGGTTATGGGGCAGGTTATTATATGCTTAAACCTTTTGAAACAGAAATGATAGTTGAAAGGGTAAAAACAGCAAAAAGTTATAACAAACGTTTGCCTGATAACAAGAAGTTTGTTGCAGCCTACGAGGACAAGAAGAAATTTATGGACAGAAACATTGAAAGTGATGTAACAAACATAATCCACGACGTAGGTGTGCCGGCTCATATTAAAGGTTACCAGTATTTAAGAGAAGCAATTATTATGTCGGTCAATGATCCTGAAATGCTTAATTCCATTACAAAGATTTTGTATCCTACAATTGCAAAAACATTCCAGACAACATCAAGCAGGGTAGAGCGTGCAATAAGACATGCAATTGAGGTGGCATGGAACAGAGGAAAAATGGACACAATAGACGAATTGTTCGGTTATACAATAAATGCAGAGAAAGGAAAGCCTACAAATTCAGAATTTATTGCATTAATTGCAGATAAAATCAGATTAGAATACAAATGCAGATAATTAGCACTTTAATTTAAGCTGATTTTCTAGTATTATATACGTAAGAAACAAAATCCAAAAAAGAGACGACTTGGAGGAAAAATATATGAAAAAAATATTATTTGCAGCGTCAGAATGCGTACCTTTTATTAAGACAGGGGGGTTGGCAGACGTAGTTGGTTCATTGCCTAAGAGTTTTGACAAAGAAGAATATGATGTACGTGTTATTATTCCTAAATATATGTGCATTGACCAGAAATGGAAAGACCAGATGACATACATTGACCATTTTTATATGGACTTATGTTGGAGAAAACAGTATGTTGGAATTATGGAACTTGAATACGAAGGAGTAAAGATTTATTTTATTGATAATGAATATTACTTCGGCGGAGAAAAGCCATACAGTGATGCAAGATATGACTTAGAGAAGTTTGCATTCTTTTCAAGAGCAGTCCTTTCAGCTTTGCCAGTTATAGATTTCAGACCGGACGTAATACATTGCCATGACTGGCATACAGGTTTAATTCCTGTATACTTAAAAGACAGTTTCGCAAGCGGAGAGTTCTATCAGGGAATTAAGACTATAATGACTATTCACAATCTTAAATTCCAGGGAGTATGGGACATTGACACTATCAAGGATATTGCAGGATTGTCAGATTACTATTTTACATCTGATAAGCTTAAAGATTATGACAATGGTAACTACTTAAAGGGTGGTATAGTTTACGCTGATATGGTAACTACAGTTAGTGATACATACGCAGAAGAGATTAAGACACCATTCTTTGGAGAAGGATTAGACGGATTACTTAGAGCAAGATCTAATTGCCTGAGAGGTATTGTTAACGGTATTGATTACGATGAATACAATCCGGCTACAGACAAGTACATTGACAAGAATTTCTCAAAGGCTAATTTCAGAAAAGAAAAGGTTAAAAACAAAACAGCACTTCAGAAAGAATTAGGATTGGAAGTTAATCCAAAGAAGATGATGATTGGTATTGTAAGCCGACTTACAGACCAGAAGGGATTTGACCTTATCTCATGTGTAATGGATGAAATGTGTCAGGATGCAGTTCAGTTTGTTATATTAGGAACAGGTGAAGAACGTTATGAAAATATGTTCAGACACTTTGACTGGAAATATGGCAAGAGCGTATCAGCTAACATTTACTATTCAGAAGAACGTTCACACAAAGTATACGCAGCCTGTGATGCATTCTTAATGCCATCATTATTTGAACCATGTGGCTTAAGCCAGCTTATGAGTTTAAGATATGGTACATTACCTATAGTAAGAGAGACAGGTGGATTAAAGGATACAGTAGAACCATATAACGAATATGAGAACACAGGAACAGGTTTCTCATTCTGCAATTACAATGCTCACGAAATGATGGGTACAGTAAGATACGCTGAACACGTATATTATGACAAGAAACGTGATTGGAATAAGATGGTTGAAAGAGCAATGTCAGTTGACTTCTCATGGAAAACATCAGCAAAGAAATATCAGCAGTTATATGATGATTTAATTGGATAAAACTAATCAGATAATTGAATTAAAGAATAAAAAGAGTTGTTACTTAAGGTAGCAGCTCTTTTTTTGACTAACTAAAAAATCCTATTAATTAAAAATCTTTACACATATTTGAAATTGGATTGAAATAATATTTTATATTGTATTTGGTAGATAAACGTTAGGATTGAATATGGTATGGAATTTTGCTAGAATGTACAAAGATAACAAAAGATATAAAAGACACATATGAAAAATGGAGGGAGATTATGCTTGCAATAATC containing:
- a CDS encoding FHA domain-containing protein — translated: MARSNADLAHEIEELIKKYNKKPEKKIKKRDIIELFQQCEVIVAAKVDYSDCQIMGEFIENASLKPDVVKDGKRTRLMPVFTTFEQIPVEYMDNFSLIRMSASAAYTYMNDCEELNGLVINPFTEANLELRKKRMTNPNSDATRNFGNTIQSKRAEKPVVNQGEALIIYNNQKFVINKSPFVIGRENADITIPETYISKIHVIISYKDGKYRIADYDSTNGTKVNGTKLRPKVYYEIRDGYEIELSEKEKMIVYIN
- the glgA gene encoding glycogen synthase GlgA; translated protein: MKKILFAASECVPFIKTGGLADVVGSLPKSFDKEEYDVRVIIPKYMCIDQKWKDQMTYIDHFYMDLCWRKQYVGIMELEYEGVKIYFIDNEYYFGGEKPYSDARYDLEKFAFFSRAVLSALPVIDFRPDVIHCHDWHTGLIPVYLKDSFASGEFYQGIKTIMTIHNLKFQGVWDIDTIKDIAGLSDYYFTSDKLKDYDNGNYLKGGIVYADMVTTVSDTYAEEIKTPFFGEGLDGLLRARSNCLRGIVNGIDYDEYNPATDKYIDKNFSKANFRKEKVKNKTALQKELGLEVNPKKMMIGIVSRLTDQKGFDLISCVMDEMCQDAVQFVILGTGEERYENMFRHFDWKYGKSVSANIYYSEERSHKVYAACDAFLMPSLFEPCGLSQLMSLRYGTLPIVRETGGLKDTVEPYNEYENTGTGFSFCNYNAHEMMGTVRYAEHVYYDKKRDWNKMVERAMSVDFSWKTSAKKYQQLYDDLIG
- the spo0A gene encoding sporulation transcription factor Spo0A, coding for MNKISVAVVDDNEKIVETICNELERDEEINIVGKAKNGEEAFDIIKKTNPDVVVLDLIMPKMDGLSLMNKIHKDGSIIKLPFFIITSAISNETVIQDAFGYGAGYYMLKPFETEMIVERVKTAKSYNKRLPDNKKFVAAYEDKKKFMDRNIESDVTNIIHDVGVPAHIKGYQYLREAIIMSVNDPEMLNSITKILYPTIAKTFQTTSSRVERAIRHAIEVAWNRGKMDTIDELFGYTINAEKGKPTNSEFIALIADKIRLEYKCR